From a region of the Tenggerimyces flavus genome:
- a CDS encoding TIGR03557 family F420-dependent LLM class oxidoreductase → MKYGYKASAEQFGTRDLLDYSLHAEQLGYDIVSVSDHFQPWRHTTGQAPLVFSWLGALAYASQRITMGTSVLTPILRYHPSVVAQGFSTLEQFAPGRIFLGVGTGEAMNEVPATGAEWPSGKERRARLTEAVELIRKLWTEERVTFEGQYYRTEKATIYERSEVPAPIYVAASGPLAGSLAGRIGDGFIATSGKASELYEAVLGKVREGAEKVGKDAAKLPHQIEIKVSYDKDLEFAKEATYWWAALGLTPEQKQGVEDPVEMERLADEDPSIAQKRFIVSNDPDEVVERIQRYVDLGFTELVFHGPGNDQPRFLEAFAKDVLPKLRDRWS, encoded by the coding sequence TACGGATACAAGGCTTCCGCGGAACAGTTCGGTACGCGGGACTTGCTCGACTACAGCTTGCACGCCGAGCAACTCGGCTACGACATCGTCTCGGTGTCGGACCACTTCCAACCGTGGCGCCACACGACCGGGCAGGCGCCGCTCGTGTTCAGCTGGCTCGGCGCGCTCGCGTACGCGTCGCAACGCATCACGATGGGCACGAGCGTGCTGACGCCGATCCTGCGTTATCACCCGTCGGTGGTCGCGCAGGGATTCTCGACGCTGGAGCAGTTCGCTCCCGGCCGCATCTTCCTCGGCGTCGGCACCGGCGAGGCGATGAACGAGGTGCCGGCGACGGGTGCGGAGTGGCCGAGCGGCAAGGAACGCCGGGCGCGGCTGACCGAGGCCGTCGAGCTGATCCGCAAGCTCTGGACCGAGGAGCGCGTGACGTTCGAGGGTCAGTACTACCGCACCGAAAAGGCGACGATCTACGAGCGCAGCGAGGTGCCGGCGCCGATCTACGTCGCCGCGTCGGGTCCGTTGGCGGGCTCGTTGGCGGGCCGCATCGGTGACGGGTTCATCGCGACGAGCGGCAAGGCGTCGGAGCTGTACGAAGCGGTGCTCGGCAAGGTGCGCGAGGGTGCGGAGAAGGTCGGCAAGGACGCCGCGAAGCTGCCGCACCAGATCGAGATCAAGGTGTCGTACGACAAGGACCTCGAGTTCGCGAAGGAAGCCACGTACTGGTGGGCCGCGCTCGGACTGACGCCGGAGCAGAAGCAGGGCGTCGAGGACCCGGTCGAGATGGAGCGGCTGGCCGACGAGGACCCGTCGATCGCGCAGAAGCGGTTCATCGTGTCGAACGATCCGGACGAGGTCGTCGAGCGGATCCAGCGCTACGTCGACCTGGGCTTCACCGAGCTCGTGTTCCACGGCCCGGGCAACGACCAGCCGCGCTTCCTCGAGGCGTTCGCGAAGGACGTCCTCCCCAAGCTCCGCGACCGCTGGTCCTAG